The following are encoded together in the Coregonus clupeaformis isolate EN_2021a unplaced genomic scaffold, ASM2061545v1 scaf0043, whole genome shotgun sequence genome:
- the LOC121577790 gene encoding protein SYS1 homolog isoform X1, producing MGSHFRSYIWDPVLILSQIVLMQCIYYSFLGLWLAGVDSLVQTNRSLDQIFSYEVLGFATMQGRLSMMAFILNSLTCALGLWFFIRRGKQCLDFTVTVHFFHMIGCWIYNAHLPAALSWWLVNVACMALMAVIGEYLCMRTELRAIPVNSGPKSNL from the exons ATGGGCAGTCATTTCCGCAGCTACATCTGGGACCCGGTCCTGATTTTGTCCCAGATTGTGTTGATGCAATGCATCTACTACAGCTTCCTGGGTCTGTGGCTGGCTGGAGTGGACAGTCTTGTACAAACCAACAGATCACTGGACCAGATCTTCAGTTATGAG GTTCTTGGATTTGCAACGATGCAGGGCAGACTCTCAATGATGGCATTCATCTTAAACTCACTTACCTG TGCCCTGGGCCTGTGGTTCTTCATCCGCCGAGGGAAGCAGTGTCTGGACTTCACTGTCACCGTGCACTTCTTCCACATGATAGGCTGTTGGATCTACAACGCCCACCTCCCGGCGGCCCTGTCCTGGTGGCTGGTCAACGTGGCCTGCATGGCTCTGATGGCTGTGATTGGAGAGTACCTGTGCATGCGGACTGAGCTCAGGGCCATCCCAGTCAACAGTGGACCTAAGTCTAacctttga
- the LOC121577790 gene encoding protein SYS1 homolog isoform X2, translated as MQCIYYSFLGLWLAGVDSLVQTNRSLDQIFSYEVLGFATMQGRLSMMAFILNSLTCALGLWFFIRRGKQCLDFTVTVHFFHMIGCWIYNAHLPAALSWWLVNVACMALMAVIGEYLCMRTELRAIPVNSGPKSNL; from the exons ATGCAATGCATCTACTACAGCTTCCTGGGTCTGTGGCTGGCTGGAGTGGACAGTCTTGTACAAACCAACAGATCACTGGACCAGATCTTCAGTTATGAG GTTCTTGGATTTGCAACGATGCAGGGCAGACTCTCAATGATGGCATTCATCTTAAACTCACTTACCTG TGCCCTGGGCCTGTGGTTCTTCATCCGCCGAGGGAAGCAGTGTCTGGACTTCACTGTCACCGTGCACTTCTTCCACATGATAGGCTGTTGGATCTACAACGCCCACCTCCCGGCGGCCCTGTCCTGGTGGCTGGTCAACGTGGCCTGCATGGCTCTGATGGCTGTGATTGGAGAGTACCTGTGCATGCGGACTGAGCTCAGGGCCATCCCAGTCAACAGTGGACCTAAGTCTAacctttga
- the LOC121578571 gene encoding neuritin-like, with the protein MGFTSAKILIFCAFIALVSLAVARVSVADVKCENIYRDFSDCVLELGEGMDNYQENVTSEMGVEVVCSHWEAFHTCALTALSRCQEEVGSIWETLREDSRKIRFQGSLFDLCSPSSAPSLRSPLPLLLLGLLILGGPIWPST; encoded by the exons ATGGGATTTACGTCAGCGAAGATTCTAATATTTTGTGCATTTATTGCATTAG tgtCCCTGGCTGTGGCAAGAGTCTCAGTGGCGGATGTGAAGTGTGAGAATATTTACAGGGACTTCTCTGACTGTGTTCTGGAGCTGGGGGAGGGCATGGATAACTACCAGGAGAACGTGACCAGCGAGATGGGAGTGGAAGTTGTGTGTAG CCACTGGGAGGCGTTCCACACGTGTGCCCTGACGGCACTGTCCAGGTGTCAGGAGGAGGTGGGCTCCATCTGGGAGACCCTAAGAGAAGACTCCAGGAAGATCCGCTTCCAGGGCAGCCTCTTTGACCTGTGCAGCCCCAGCTCGGCCCCCAGCCTGCGCTCGCCTCTACCCCTGCTGCTCCTGGGCTTGCTGATCCTGGGAGGGCCCATCTGGCCCTCCACATAG
- the LOC121577789 gene encoding translocon-associated protein subunit alpha, translating into MFNFGSKILILFLMAFPCSLISFGQVSADSESAEDISPDSTVEEEEEEEDEVLVEEDQVPGSETEDDLDEDAAVGDVTSHPDADTTIVFVTGEEFPANEIVKFLVGFTNKGSQDFTVHSLEASFRYPQDFQFYIQNFTALPLSTVVQPQKQASFEYSFIPAQPMAGRPFGLVILLNYQDSEGNGFQTAIYNQTVTIVELEEGLDGETIFMYIFLTGLVVLAVFGMYQVLESRTRKRLPVKVETGTGGMNGVDISWIPQETLNIMSKASASPKASPRKRTKRAAGVDQ; encoded by the exons ATGTTCAATTTCGGATCAAAAATACTTATACTTTTTCTCATGGCTTTCCCATGTAGCCTGATATCCTTCG GCCAAGTATCTGCAGACTCTGAGTCTGCAGAGGACATTTCCCCAGATTCAACAgtcgaggaggaggaagaggaagaggatgaggtgCTGGTGGAGGAAGATCAGGTCCCAGGCTCA GAAACAGAAGATGACTTAGATGAAGATGCTGCAGTTGGAGATGTAACCTCTCACcctgatgctgacaccaccattgTCTTTGTGACTGGGGAAG AGTTCCCAGCCAATGAGATTGTGAAGTTCCTGGTGGGTTTCACCAACAAGGGAAGCCAGGATTTCACTGTCCATTCCTTGGAGGCCTCCTTCCGTTACCCTCAGGACTTCCAGTTCTACATCCAGAAC TTCACAGCCTTGCCCCTGAGCACCGTGGTCCAGCCCCAGAAGCAGGCCTCCTTTGAGTACTCCTTCATCCCTGCTCAGCCTATGGCTGGTCGTCCCTTCGGCCTGGTTATCCTACTCAATTACCAGGACAGTGAG GGCAACGGTTTCCAGACAGCCATTTACAACCAGACTGTCACTATTGTTGAGCTGGAGGAGGGACTGGATGGAGAGAC AATATTCATGTATATCTTCCTGACTGGATTGGTTGTCTTGGCGGTCTTTGGCATGTACCAGGTGCTGGAGTCTAGGACG AGGAAGAGGCTCCCAGTGAAGGTGGAGACAGGCACTGGTGGGATGAACGGTGTGGACATAAGCTGGATTCCCCAAGAGACCCTCAACATCATGA gCAAGGCATCGGCATCCCCTAAAGCCTCCCCAAGGAAACGCACCAAGAGAGCGGCGGGAGTAGATCAGTAA